In Leptodesmis sichuanensis A121, the following are encoded in one genomic region:
- the arsB gene encoding ACR3 family arsenite efflux transporter, with the protein MRNSRAVQAGGSLSFFERYLTLWVFLCIGAGILLGRLFPGVAVALDAMSLYQVSIPIAICLFFMMYPIMVKIDFTQAAQAIRAPKPVLLTLVVNWLVKPFTMVVFAQFFLGWLFRPLIPGTELIRGVEVPLANSYIAGAILLGIAPCTAMVLMWGYLCYGNQGHTLVMVAVNSLAMLFLYAPLGRWLLAANDLMVPWQTIVLSVLIYVGLPLVAGMYSRYWIFKHKGRAWFEQRFLKYLSPIAIMALLITLILLFAFKGELIINNPLHILLIAVPLFIQTNFIFLIAYVAAQRLKLAYEDAAPAALIGASNHFEVAIATAVMLFGLNSGAALATVVGVLIEVPVMLMLVEFCKRTAMWFPREPEKATLRDPRCVSPYRTWQ; encoded by the coding sequence ATGCGCAATTCTCGTGCGGTACAAGCAGGCGGGTCGCTCAGTTTCTTTGAACGGTATCTCACCCTCTGGGTATTTCTTTGTATTGGAGCAGGAATTCTACTGGGACGACTATTTCCAGGGGTGGCCGTTGCTCTCGATGCCATGAGTCTCTATCAGGTCTCCATTCCGATCGCGATCTGCCTGTTCTTCATGATGTACCCCATCATGGTGAAAATTGATTTTACCCAAGCCGCCCAAGCCATCCGTGCACCGAAACCTGTCCTTCTGACGCTCGTCGTAAACTGGCTGGTCAAGCCCTTTACGATGGTTGTCTTTGCCCAGTTCTTTCTGGGTTGGCTTTTCCGTCCGCTGATTCCAGGTACGGAACTGATTCGAGGGGTGGAAGTGCCGCTGGCAAACTCCTATATTGCGGGGGCAATTTTACTGGGCATTGCTCCCTGTACAGCGATGGTGCTGATGTGGGGATACCTCTGTTACGGGAATCAAGGACATACGCTGGTGATGGTGGCCGTGAACTCGCTGGCGATGCTGTTTCTCTATGCTCCTCTGGGACGCTGGTTACTGGCCGCCAATGATTTAATGGTGCCCTGGCAGACGATCGTTCTCTCAGTCTTGATTTATGTAGGACTCCCTCTAGTTGCGGGAATGTATTCTCGCTATTGGATCTTCAAACACAAAGGACGAGCGTGGTTTGAACAACGGTTTCTCAAATATTTAAGTCCGATCGCGATTATGGCCTTGTTGATCACGCTGATTCTGCTGTTTGCCTTTAAGGGTGAGTTGATTATTAACAATCCTCTGCACATTCTGCTGATTGCAGTCCCCCTGTTTATCCAAACCAACTTCATTTTCTTAATTGCCTACGTGGCTGCTCAAAGGCTAAAGCTGGCTTACGAGGATGCCGCCCCCGCCGCCTTGATTGGAGCCAGTAATCACTTTGAAGTGGCGATCGCAACAGCCGTTATGTTGTTTGGGTTAAACTCGGGCGCAGCGTTGGCAACGGTGGTGGGAGTGCTGATTGAAGTACCCGTGATGTTGATGTTGGTTGAGTTTTGCAAACGCACCGCGATGTGGTTTCCACGGGAGCCGGAGAAGGCAACACTGCGTGATCCTCGCTGCGTCAGTCCTTATCGGACATGGCAATGA
- a CDS encoding protein-tyrosine phosphatase family protein, with product MEKQTIQPIVENLWWVIPGQLAGVRMPTAEELSELQQAGVGAIVSVFHDDSNLGLYEQAGLPFIWLPIAVDFYPTEAQLQEFLDFVDQQNELGHGVAVHCSTGRHRTGTILAAYLIRTGSSCECAMQTILAANPNINLPESQSNFLQSLAKGEDLT from the coding sequence ATGGAAAAACAGACCATTCAACCGATTGTAGAAAATTTATGGTGGGTGATTCCGGGTCAACTAGCAGGGGTACGGATGCCGACTGCAGAAGAGTTAAGTGAATTACAACAGGCAGGTGTGGGAGCGATCGTTTCTGTCTTTCATGATGACTCTAATTTAGGTCTGTACGAACAAGCGGGACTTCCTTTTATTTGGCTTCCCATTGCAGTTGATTTTTATCCTACTGAAGCTCAGCTGCAAGAATTCCTCGACTTCGTTGATCAGCAGAATGAGTTAGGTCACGGTGTTGCAGTTCATTGCAGTACGGGCAGACACCGAACCGGCACTATTCTGGCGGCTTATCTAATCCGTACTGGTTCGTCTTGCGAATGTGCGATGCAAACAATCCTGGCCGCAAATCCTAATATTAACCTGCCTGAATCTCAATCCAATTTTCTTCAATCGTTAGCGAAAGGAGAAGACCTGACATGA
- a CDS encoding FAD-dependent oxidoreductase codes for MTRLLIIGGSDAGISAALRARELNLTVEPTIVMADHFPNFSICGLPFFISGEVQDWRNLAHRSAEEISQQGIQVWMNHWAEAIDPIQKTVTVKDPNGQQHILHYDKLILGTGGTSVLPPLPGLNLPGVYPLRWMTDSFAVQKHVTERSPQHALIIGAGYIGLEMADALSLRGLEVTLIQRSQSILKTVDASISQLVQDELQRRGVEVMTGVSVSQIELKGDRLLVSDAKGFQRVTDLVIVAVGVNPSTQLAQTAGVQTGVRGAIQVNRRMETNIPDIYAAGDCVETYHRILQHNTYLPLGTTAHKQGRIAGENAVGGDREFEGSLGTQVVKVFDVAAARTGLHDVDAMAAGFNPLTVETEAWDHKVYYPGAHKLRIRVTGDRTSGRLLGAQIAGHYHGEVAKRIDVFATALFHGMTVDAMSDLDLSYTPPLGSPWDAIQIAAQGWSRQFSEFSKVSHSIS; via the coding sequence ATGACTCGACTTCTGATTATTGGCGGTAGTGACGCAGGAATTAGTGCTGCATTACGAGCAAGAGAGTTAAATTTGACGGTTGAACCAACGATCGTCATGGCTGATCACTTTCCCAATTTCAGCATTTGCGGGTTGCCATTCTTTATCAGTGGAGAAGTGCAAGACTGGCGTAATCTGGCGCATCGTAGTGCAGAAGAGATCAGCCAGCAAGGCATTCAGGTGTGGATGAATCACTGGGCAGAGGCGATAGATCCAATACAGAAAACTGTCACCGTCAAAGACCCTAATGGGCAACAGCACATCCTCCACTACGACAAGCTGATTTTAGGAACTGGTGGCACGTCGGTTTTGCCTCCCTTGCCAGGATTAAATTTGCCTGGAGTGTACCCCCTGCGTTGGATGACGGATAGTTTTGCGGTTCAGAAGCATGTGACTGAACGATCGCCGCAACATGCGCTCATTATCGGAGCAGGCTACATCGGCTTGGAGATGGCAGATGCCTTGAGCTTACGAGGACTGGAGGTGACGCTAATCCAGCGATCGCAGTCAATCCTGAAAACAGTCGATGCAAGCATCAGTCAACTTGTGCAAGACGAGTTGCAACGGCGGGGTGTTGAAGTGATGACTGGTGTGAGCGTGAGTCAGATTGAACTAAAGGGTGATCGCTTGCTTGTTTCTGATGCAAAAGGATTTCAACGAGTTACCGATTTAGTGATCGTTGCGGTTGGGGTTAATCCCTCAACCCAACTGGCTCAAACGGCTGGAGTTCAAACAGGTGTTCGTGGCGCAATTCAAGTCAATCGCCGCATGGAAACCAATATCCCAGACATTTATGCAGCAGGTGACTGTGTGGAAACCTATCACCGCATTCTACAGCACAATACTTATTTACCGTTAGGAACGACAGCGCATAAACAAGGACGTATTGCCGGAGAAAATGCAGTGGGCGGCGATCGCGAATTTGAGGGGTCACTGGGAACGCAAGTTGTTAAAGTGTTTGATGTGGCAGCCGCACGAACGGGTCTGCACGATGTAGATGCGATGGCTGCTGGATTTAACCCCTTAACGGTAGAAACAGAAGCGTGGGATCACAAAGTCTATTATCCAGGAGCACACAAGCTACGAATTCGAGTGACGGGAGATCGTACATCAGGTCGTCTCCTCGGTGCTCAAATCGCCGGCCACTATCATGGTGAAGTTGCCAAGCGCATCGATGTTTTTGCTACGGCTCTCTTTCACGGTATGACAGTTGATGCTATGAGCGACCTTGACCTCAGCTACACCCCGCCGCTCGGTAGTCCTTGGGATGCGATACAAATTGCGGCTCAAGGGTGGTCAAGGCAATTTTCAGAGTTTTCTAAGGTAAGTCATTCTATATCTTGA
- a CDS encoding MerR family DNA-binding transcriptional regulator has product MGEVSRRLAITPQMLCFYEWIRLIPCSQQTDAGYGLFNQQDQDIE; this is encoded by the coding sequence GTGGGGGAAGTCTCTCGTCGTCTAGCCATCACTCCACAAATGTTATGCTTCTACGAGTGGATTAGATTGATTCCATGCTCGCAACAGACAGATGCAGGCTATGGCTTATTCAACCAGCAAGATCAAGATATAGAATGA